The following are encoded together in the Xanthomonas vesicatoria ATCC 35937 genome:
- the puuE gene encoding allantoinase PuuE: MSAARELVGYGATPPAAQWPGGARIAVQFVINYEEGAENCVLNGDAGSEAFLSEMVGAQAQPGARAMAMESLYEYGSRAGFWRLHRLFTARAVPVTVFGVANALAANPDAVAAMQAADWEIASHGLRWIDYQHIDEATERAHIAQAIAVHTRVTGSSPLGWYQGRTSPNTARLVAEEGGFVYDADSYADDVPYYDTRHGRAQLIVPYTLDANDMKFVAYNGFADGEPFFRYLRDSFEQLRSEGGRMLSIGLHGRIVGKPARAAALARFVDHVLASGDAWVARRIDIARHWLQVNPA, translated from the coding sequence ATGAGCGCGGCGCGCGAGCTGGTCGGCTACGGCGCCACGCCGCCGGCTGCGCAATGGCCCGGTGGCGCGCGCATCGCGGTGCAGTTCGTCATCAATTACGAAGAAGGCGCAGAAAACTGCGTGCTCAATGGCGATGCCGGCTCCGAGGCGTTTCTGTCGGAAATGGTCGGCGCGCAAGCGCAGCCCGGTGCACGCGCCATGGCCATGGAAAGCCTGTACGAATACGGCAGCCGCGCCGGGTTCTGGCGCCTGCATCGGCTGTTCACCGCACGCGCGGTGCCAGTGACCGTGTTCGGCGTTGCGAACGCGCTGGCTGCCAATCCCGACGCCGTCGCCGCGATGCAGGCCGCCGACTGGGAAATCGCCAGCCACGGCCTGCGCTGGATCGACTACCAGCACATCGACGAGGCCACCGAGCGCGCGCATATTGCGCAGGCCATCGCGGTGCACACCCGCGTCACCGGCAGCAGCCCGCTTGGCTGGTACCAGGGCCGCACCAGCCCCAACACCGCACGCCTGGTCGCCGAAGAAGGCGGCTTTGTCTACGACGCCGACAGCTACGCCGACGATGTGCCGTATTACGACACCCGCCACGGACGTGCGCAGTTGATCGTGCCGTACACGCTGGATGCCAACGACATGAAATTCGTCGCATACAACGGGTTTGCCGATGGCGAACCGTTCTTTCGCTATCTGCGCGACAGCTTCGAGCAGCTGCGCAGCGAAGGCGGGCGCATGCTCTCGATCGGCCTGCACGGGCGCATCGTGGGCAAGCCCGCACGCGCGGCGGCACTGGCGCGCTTTGTCGATCACGTGCTGGCCAGCGGCGACGCATGGGTGGCGCGGCGCATCGATATCGCGCGCCATTGGCTGCAGGTAAACCCCGCATGA
- a CDS encoding pyridoxal-phosphate-dependent aminotransferase family protein, translating into MSPDLRHLHTFGELDPPQRLLMGPGPVNAHPRVLRAMAADLLGQFDPEMTSYMNEVMALYRPLFGTDNRWTFLVDGTARAGIEAALVSLVQPGDRVLVINFGRFGLLLTEILQRLGADVHSVEAPWGEVVPLSAIAEAIERVAPKLVATVHGDTSTTMAQPLDGLGALCRAAGALSYVDATATIGGMEIASDRWDVDVVTAGLQKCLGGPSGSAPITVSERAAETIFTRRHVERGIVRNDIANGSGPRIASNYFDLAMIMDYWSDKRLNHHTEATTMLYGARECARVALQEGLPARFARHTAAGRAVSAGVRAMGLEVFGSDAHRMTNVTGVVIPAGIDNDAVRRRMREDFEIEIGTAFGPLQGKIWRIGAMGYNAMKHKVLITLAALEAVLHAEGYACTPGLAVEAALAAWHAEPAA; encoded by the coding sequence TTGTCACCTGATCTGCGTCACCTGCACACCTTCGGCGAACTCGATCCCCCGCAGCGCCTGTTGATGGGTCCGGGCCCGGTCAATGCGCACCCGCGCGTGCTGCGCGCAATGGCGGCCGATCTGCTGGGCCAGTTCGACCCGGAAATGACCAGCTACATGAATGAGGTGATGGCGCTGTACCGGCCGTTGTTCGGCACCGACAACCGCTGGACGTTCCTGGTCGACGGCACCGCGCGTGCCGGTATCGAAGCGGCGCTGGTGTCGCTGGTGCAGCCTGGGGACCGCGTGCTGGTGATCAATTTCGGCCGCTTCGGCCTGTTGCTGACCGAAATCCTGCAGCGCCTGGGCGCCGACGTGCACAGCGTGGAGGCGCCCTGGGGCGAGGTGGTGCCGCTGAGCGCGATTGCCGAAGCCATCGAGCGGGTGGCGCCCAAACTGGTGGCTACCGTGCACGGCGACACCTCCACCACCATGGCGCAGCCGCTCGATGGCCTGGGTGCGCTGTGCCGTGCGGCCGGCGCGCTGAGTTACGTGGATGCCACCGCCACCATCGGCGGCATGGAGATCGCCAGCGACCGCTGGGACGTGGATGTCGTCACCGCCGGCCTGCAGAAATGCCTGGGCGGTCCCTCCGGCTCGGCACCGATCACCGTGTCCGAACGCGCGGCCGAGACGATCTTCACACGCCGCCATGTCGAACGCGGCATCGTGCGCAACGACATCGCCAACGGCAGCGGGCCACGCATCGCCTCCAATTATTTCGACCTGGCGATGATCATGGATTACTGGTCGGACAAGCGTCTCAACCACCATACCGAAGCCACCACCATGTTGTACGGCGCACGCGAATGCGCACGCGTCGCACTACAGGAAGGCCTGCCCGCACGGTTCGCACGCCACACCGCGGCCGGCCGTGCGGTGAGCGCAGGGGTGCGCGCGATGGGCCTGGAGGTCTTCGGCAGCGATGCGCATCGCATGACCAACGTCACCGGCGTGGTGATCCCCGCAGGCATCGACAACGACGCGGTGCGTCGGCGCATGCGCGAGGATTTCGAGATCGAGATCGGCACCGCCTTCGGCCCGCTGCAAGGCAAGATCTGGCGCATCGGCGCGATGGGCTACAACGCGATGAAGCACAAGGTGCTCATCACCCTGGCCGCGCTGGAAGCAGTGCTGCATGCCGAAGGCTACGCCTGCACGCCTGGCCTGGCAGTGGAAGCCGCCTTGGCAGCCTGGCATGCGGAGCCGGCTGCATGA
- a CDS encoding allantoate amidohydrolase — protein MARCDALGVAPYSDTPNGLFRAWLSPAHRAAIAQVSEWMRQAGMRVRLDAAANLIGRYDGTRADAPALLIGSHLDSVRDAGRYDGPLGILLGIECVAALQAQARRLPFAIEVIAFGDEEGSRFPASMFCSRAVAGTLDPTTLAVSDAAGIDVAGALAHWNLDIAQIHHAAHAPGSVLAYLETHIEQGPVLEADGLPVGIVTAIAAQRRFALRFDGRAGHAGTTTMALRRDALSAAAEALLAIEHIARDGSNGLVATVGKLQLAPGAVNVVPGRVDCTLDVRAGDDATRDAAVLEIERTLAEIGKTRGIAIAIEPLQTLAASPCAPALMTRLEHAVAAQGIAPRRLVSGAGHDAMTMAALCPTAMLFVRCAGGISHHPDEHVDPADAEVALAVMRHFIEHLGDPLVT, from the coding sequence GTGGCGCGTTGCGATGCACTGGGCGTGGCGCCTTACAGCGACACTCCCAACGGATTGTTCCGCGCCTGGCTCAGCCCGGCGCACCGCGCTGCCATCGCGCAGGTCAGCGAATGGATGCGTCAGGCCGGCATGCGGGTGCGCCTGGACGCGGCGGCAAACCTGATCGGCCGCTACGACGGCACCCGCGCCGACGCACCGGCATTGCTGATCGGCAGCCACCTGGACAGCGTGCGCGATGCAGGCCGTTACGACGGCCCGCTCGGCATCCTGCTCGGTATCGAATGCGTGGCCGCACTGCAGGCGCAAGCGCGGCGCTTGCCATTCGCCATCGAAGTAATCGCATTCGGCGACGAAGAGGGCTCGCGCTTTCCCGCCTCCATGTTCTGCAGCCGCGCGGTGGCCGGCACGCTCGACCCGACCACGTTGGCGGTGAGCGATGCCGCCGGCATCGATGTCGCCGGCGCGTTGGCACACTGGAATCTGGACATCGCGCAGATCCACCACGCCGCACACGCGCCGGGTAGCGTGCTGGCGTATCTGGAGACGCATATCGAACAAGGCCCGGTGCTCGAAGCCGACGGCCTGCCGGTGGGCATCGTCACCGCGATCGCCGCACAACGGCGTTTTGCGCTGCGCTTCGACGGCCGCGCCGGGCATGCCGGCACCACCACGATGGCGCTGCGTCGCGATGCCTTGAGCGCCGCGGCCGAGGCGCTGCTGGCGATCGAACATATCGCGCGCGATGGCAGCAACGGTCTGGTCGCCACCGTCGGCAAGCTGCAGCTCGCCCCCGGCGCGGTCAACGTGGTGCCCGGCCGCGTGGACTGCACGCTGGACGTGCGCGCCGGCGATGACGCCACCCGCGATGCGGCTGTGCTGGAGATCGAACGCACACTGGCCGAGATCGGCAAGACCCGCGGCATCGCGATTGCCATCGAACCGCTGCAAACCCTGGCCGCCAGCCCATGCGCACCAGCGCTGATGACCCGGCTCGAACACGCCGTCGCCGCGCAGGGCATCGCCCCACGGCGACTGGTCTCCGGCGCCGGCCACGATGCGATGACGATGGCTGCGCTGTGCCCAACCGCGATGCTGTTCGTGCGCTGCGCCGGCGGCATCAGCCATCATCCGGACGAACACGTCGACCCGGCCGATGCCGAGGTCGCCCTGGCGGTCATGCGCCACTTCATCGAACACCTGGGAGACCCCCTTGTCACCTGA
- a CDS encoding LysR family transcriptional regulator produces the protein MARDNFKDLLALIAIVREGSFTRAAAKLGVSQSALSHTIRGLEASLGLRLLTRTTRSVAPTEAGERLIQTVAPRFAEIEEALSALSEMRDTPAGTVRITATDYAAREILWPKLSKLLQQYPDIHVEMVVDNGLTDIVADRYDLGVRLGDQVEKDMIAARIAPDMRMAIVAAPSYLARRPLPKTPQDLTAHRCINLRMKTAGGIYAWELEKDGREVIVRVQGQLTFNGAYEAMDAAVDGFGIAFVQEDLVRPHLKAGRLRWIMKDWSPTWPGLHAFYPSRRHSSPAFNLVLDALRYKA, from the coding sequence ATGGCCCGCGACAATTTCAAGGACCTGCTGGCGCTGATCGCCATCGTTCGCGAAGGCAGCTTCACCCGGGCGGCGGCCAAGCTGGGTGTCTCGCAATCGGCGCTGAGCCATACCATCCGCGGTCTGGAAGCCAGCCTCGGCTTACGCCTGCTGACGCGCACCACCCGTAGCGTGGCACCGACCGAGGCCGGCGAACGTCTGATCCAGACCGTGGCGCCGCGCTTTGCCGAGATCGAAGAAGCGCTGTCGGCGCTAAGCGAAATGCGCGACACCCCTGCAGGTACGGTGCGCATCACCGCCACCGATTACGCCGCGCGCGAGATCCTGTGGCCCAAGCTGTCCAAACTATTGCAGCAATATCCCGACATCCATGTCGAAATGGTCGTCGACAACGGGCTGACCGACATCGTTGCCGACCGCTACGACCTGGGCGTGCGCCTGGGCGACCAGGTCGAAAAGGACATGATTGCCGCGCGCATCGCGCCGGACATGCGCATGGCCATCGTCGCCGCGCCGTCGTATCTGGCACGCCGGCCCTTGCCGAAAACGCCGCAGGATCTCACCGCGCATCGCTGCATCAATCTACGCATGAAAACCGCCGGTGGCATCTATGCCTGGGAGCTGGAGAAGGACGGCCGCGAAGTCATCGTGCGCGTGCAGGGCCAGCTGACCTTCAACGGTGCCTACGAAGCGATGGATGCGGCTGTCGATGGTTTCGGCATCGCTTTCGTGCAGGAGGATCTGGTGCGCCCGCATCTCAAGGCCGGGCGTCTGCGCTGGATCATGAAGGATTGGTCGCCCACCTGGCCGGGCCTGCATGCGTTCTATCCCAGCCGCCGCCATTCTTCGCCCGCGTTCAATCTGGTGCTCGACGCATTGCGCTACAAAGCCTGA
- a CDS encoding MFS transporter, which produces MPASTLTTDAAQPDTVVATRQTWSAVGSMSLCVALLIASEFMPVSLLTPIAADLKASAGMAGQAISISGLFAVIASLLIAPLSSRLNRRHVLLSLSVVMLLSLLLIASAHTFGMLMAARALLGITIGGFWALSTATVMRIMPEHAVPKALGIVYIGNAVATAFAAPLGSYLGAVIGWRGVFWGMVPLVALAIAWQWRSLPSMPAQGASSLGDIARLLKRRYVARAMLAVMLGFAGAFSAFTYFRPFLETVAQVDVSQLSLLLLGLGLAGFVGTYAATALVAKRLFTLLTVLPAALGVVTLGMLLGGHVLWAVAVAMIAWGTLNAAIPVAWSTWLSRCIKDAPESGGGLMVAAIQLSIMLGGALGGVLLDHLSISATFIGAGVLLLASSLVVGRGNELQP; this is translated from the coding sequence ATGCCAGCCAGCACATTGACCACCGACGCAGCCCAGCCCGATACCGTCGTTGCGACCCGCCAGACCTGGAGTGCAGTCGGTTCGATGTCGCTCTGCGTTGCGTTGCTTATCGCATCGGAATTCATGCCGGTGAGCCTGCTCACGCCGATCGCTGCAGACCTGAAGGCAAGTGCCGGCATGGCCGGGCAGGCGATCTCCATCTCCGGGCTGTTTGCGGTGATTGCGAGCCTGTTGATCGCCCCACTGTCGTCGCGCTTGAACCGGCGCCACGTATTGCTGAGTCTGAGCGTCGTGATGCTGCTGTCGTTGCTGTTGATTGCCAGCGCCCACACCTTTGGCATGCTGATGGCCGCGCGCGCCTTGCTCGGCATCACCATCGGCGGCTTCTGGGCGCTGTCCACCGCTACGGTGATGCGCATCATGCCCGAGCATGCCGTGCCCAAGGCATTGGGCATCGTGTATATCGGCAATGCCGTGGCAACCGCTTTCGCTGCACCGCTGGGCAGTTATCTCGGCGCCGTCATCGGGTGGCGTGGTGTGTTCTGGGGAATGGTGCCGCTGGTGGCGCTGGCGATCGCCTGGCAATGGCGCAGCCTGCCATCGATGCCGGCGCAGGGTGCCAGTTCGTTGGGCGACATCGCCCGCTTGTTGAAACGCCGCTACGTCGCGCGCGCAATGCTCGCAGTGATGCTCGGCTTTGCCGGCGCATTTTCCGCGTTCACCTACTTCCGCCCGTTCCTGGAGACTGTTGCGCAGGTCGATGTGTCGCAGCTGTCGCTACTGCTGCTTGGCCTGGGCCTTGCCGGTTTCGTTGGCACCTACGCGGCCACCGCACTGGTCGCCAAGCGGCTGTTCACGCTGCTCACCGTGTTGCCGGCCGCGTTGGGCGTCGTCACGCTCGGCATGTTGCTGGGCGGCCACGTGCTGTGGGCGGTGGCGGTGGCAATGATCGCCTGGGGCACCCTCAACGCAGCGATCCCGGTGGCGTGGTCCACCTGGCTCAGCCGCTGCATCAAGGATGCGCCCGAAAGCGGCGGCGGCCTGATGGTGGCTGCGATCCAGCTGTCCATCATGCTCGGTGGCGCGCTGGGTGGAGTGCTGCTGGATCACCTGTCGATCAGCGCCACGTTCATCGGTGCAGGCGTGCTCCTGCTGGCCTCGTCGCTGGTAGTCGGCAGGGGGAACGAACTTCAGCCATAG
- the gvpU gene encoding gas vesicle accessory protein GvpU, whose amino-acid sequence MTDQEDNQPSLEDVKLAFDGQSLDWYLQKLVATVNTSNVQFGITLFVEGIIISGQLVSGKQYFEAFAQEFSAAYPGDAEEKEDIRRAFASHASIYDTEDDTQQSSRPPQFIHLIDSRCFSPGGQPLPSNRGVLWRGKVNAVSGFTLGSLSSD is encoded by the coding sequence ATGACAGATCAAGAAGACAATCAGCCAAGCCTGGAAGACGTCAAGCTGGCGTTCGACGGCCAGAGCCTGGATTGGTATCTGCAGAAGCTGGTCGCGACCGTCAACACGTCAAACGTACAGTTCGGCATCACGCTGTTTGTCGAAGGCATCATCATTTCCGGCCAGCTTGTCAGCGGCAAGCAATACTTCGAAGCATTTGCGCAGGAATTTTCTGCCGCCTATCCCGGCGATGCCGAGGAAAAAGAGGATATCCGTCGCGCGTTTGCCAGCCATGCCAGCATCTACGACACCGAGGACGATACGCAGCAAAGCAGCAGGCCGCCGCAGTTCATTCACCTGATCGACTCGCGTTGCTTCTCCCCTGGTGGGCAGCCGCTGCCCAGCAACCGTGGTGTGCTCTGGCGCGGCAAGGTGAATGCCGTGTCCGGCTTCACGCTGGGATCGCTTTCGTCAGATTAA
- a CDS encoding tetratricopeptide repeat protein, giving the protein MKIVENCKALVQEGYALPEKWEANLAHAEHLLSEALVDDPNNPLLLTCLGAVLCDQGRHETAAMQLRQAIAHASQDGNAFFNLGVALLNSKDRKEAMKFFDKARSFQASPLSWQAYFDPQAH; this is encoded by the coding sequence ATGAAGATCGTAGAAAACTGCAAAGCGTTGGTCCAGGAGGGATACGCATTACCCGAGAAGTGGGAGGCGAATCTTGCGCATGCCGAGCATCTGCTTTCGGAGGCGCTGGTGGACGATCCAAACAACCCGCTCTTGCTCACCTGTCTTGGCGCAGTTCTTTGCGATCAAGGTCGACACGAAACTGCTGCCATGCAATTGCGACAGGCCATAGCGCACGCATCACAAGACGGAAATGCCTTCTTCAATCTCGGGGTTGCACTGCTCAACTCCAAAGACAGGAAGGAAGCCATGAAGTTCTTCGACAAGGCAAGATCGTTTCAGGCGTCGCCTCTGTCCTGGCAGGCTTACTTCGATCCTCAGGCGCATTGA